In Pleuronectes platessa chromosome 4, fPlePla1.1, whole genome shotgun sequence, the following proteins share a genomic window:
- the selenoe gene encoding selenoprotein e gives MWVLLVLALTLGVRASENTTEEPVVARGKLLAPSVVGUGIKKMPELHHFLLERWALYHNLEYDSSEEKNPRLIFYDETDEVVKTVPVKKMKADEISSLLDSLGFYKRAQKGEEVPEEFQHFPLRAPRDEL, from the exons ATGTGGGTTTTATTGGTGCTTGCTCTTACCCTCGGTGTGAGGGCGTCAGAGAACACCACAGAGGAGCCGGTGGTGGCCAGAGGTAAACTGCtg GCTCCCAGCGTGGTTGGATGAGGCATAAAGAAAATGCCCGAGCTCCATCACTTCCTCCTGGAGCGATGGGCTCTCTA CCACAACTTGGAGTATGACTCATCGGAGGAGAAGAATCCCCGTCTGATATTCTACGACGAGACGGACGAGGTTGTGAAG ACTGTTCCTGTGAAGAAAATGAAGGCAGATGAGATCAGCAGCCTGTTGGACTCACTGGGTTTCTACAAGAGGGCCCAGAAAGGGGAAGAGGTGCCAGAGGAGTTCCAGCACTTCCCCCTGCGCGCCCCGAGGGACGAGCTGTGA
- the zgc:112294 gene encoding transmembrane protein 17A, with protein sequence MPVFYSPVPENLQMGLAYMGGSVFTNNRTADSDFTREQEDASVVNELVSHLPLQVLLYFNMFYFPCWWFSAVFMLEVKFYYLPGYYQALLITGMILLTVIEVVRLYLGYIGNLKEKVPELAAFWLLSFMFQLPVLLFFLTDEGILILPLERAVHSLYLLFLLAQILASFLALRTMTRKLTVLFHLRQFGKVESLRHAGMSPVHGLTYRRSVLPVSPHRDMYD encoded by the exons ATGCCTGTGTTCTACTCACCTGTGCCCGAGAACCTGCAGATGGGTCTGGCCTACATGGGCGGCTCGGTGTTCACCAACAACCGGACGGCAGACAGCGACTTCACCAGGGAGCAGGAGGACGCATCGG tggtGAACGAGCTGGTCTCTCACCTCCCACTGCAGGTGCTGCTCTActtcaacatgttttatttcccttGCTGGTGGTTCTCGGCTGTGTTCATGCTGGAGGTGAAG TTCTACTATCTGCCGGGATACTACCAGGCTCTGCTCATCACCGGCATGATCCTCCTCACGGTCATCGAGGTGGTGCGACTCTATCTGGGCTACATCGGCAACCTTAAAGAAAAG GTGCCAGAGCTGGCCGCCTTCTGGCTCCTGTCTTTCATGTTCCAGCTGCCCGTGCTGCTGTTCTTCCTGACCGATGAAGGGATTCTCATCCTGCCCCTGGAGAGAGCCGTCCACTCCCTgtacctcctcttcctcctcgcccAGATCCTGGCCTCCTTCCTGGCGCTCAGGACCATGACCCGAAAGCTCACCGTCCTCTTCCATCTGCGGCAGTTTGGCAAAGTGGAGAGCCTCCGCCACGCGGGGATGAGCCCCGTCCACGGGTTGACGTACCGTCGAAGCGTGCTGCCGGTGTCACCACACCGTGACATGTATGACTGA